In a genomic window of Ralstonia nicotianae:
- a CDS encoding amino acid ABC transporter permease has translation MNYHWNWGVFFTEAAQNQTYLDWLLAGLKTTIALGLSSWIIALVLGSVLGVLRTVPSKALSGLATAYVELFRNIPLIVQLFIWYFVMPELVPGGDYIKQMNPATAMFLCAMLCLGTFTAARVCEQVRSGINSLPRGQRNAGLAMGFTLAQTYRHVMLPMAFRIIVPPLTSEFLNIFKNSAVASTIGLLELAAQGRQLVDYTAQPYESFIAVTLMYMLINLTVMGIMRWVEARTRLPGFIGGK, from the coding sequence ATGAATTACCACTGGAACTGGGGCGTCTTCTTCACCGAAGCCGCGCAGAATCAGACCTACCTTGACTGGCTGCTTGCGGGGTTGAAAACCACGATCGCGCTGGGCCTGTCCTCCTGGATCATCGCGCTTGTCCTCGGCTCCGTGCTGGGCGTGCTGCGCACCGTGCCCAGCAAGGCGCTGTCGGGCCTTGCCACGGCCTACGTGGAGCTGTTCCGCAACATCCCGCTGATCGTGCAGCTGTTCATCTGGTATTTCGTCATGCCGGAACTGGTGCCGGGCGGCGACTACATCAAGCAGATGAACCCCGCCACGGCGATGTTCCTGTGCGCGATGCTGTGCCTCGGTACTTTTACCGCGGCGCGGGTGTGCGAACAGGTGCGCTCGGGCATCAACTCGCTGCCGCGCGGCCAGCGCAACGCCGGCCTGGCGATGGGCTTCACGCTGGCGCAGACGTACCGCCACGTCATGCTGCCGATGGCGTTCCGCATCATCGTGCCGCCGCTCACCTCCGAGTTCCTGAACATCTTCAAGAACTCCGCGGTGGCGTCGACCATCGGTTTGCTGGAGCTCGCGGCACAGGGGCGTCAACTGGTGGACTACACCGCGCAGCCCTACGAGTCGTTCATCGCCGTGACACTGATGTACATGCTGATCAACCTGACCGTCATGGGAATCATGCGCTGGGTTGAAGCACGTACCCGGCTGCCCGGTTTCATCGGCGGCAAGTAA
- a CDS encoding glutamate/aspartate ABC transporter substrate-binding protein — translation MNLAKLATVLAAIGVLSSAAHAQELTGTLKKIKDTGTITLGVRDSSIPFSYNVGGVRTIGYSYDVATKVVEAVKEQLKLKDLQVKEIPVTSQNRITLLQNGTIDLECGSTTNNLERQKQASFTNTIFIIGTRMMVKKDSGIKDWVDLKGKNVVTTAGTTSERLLRKMNDEKQLGMNIISTKDHGQSFLTLESGRAVAFMMDDALLYGERAKAKTPADWVVVGKPQSREAYGCMVRKDDAPFKTLADKTIAGMMKDGSINAEYKKWFEQPVPPKGLNLDFPLSDDMKALIKSPNDKALD, via the coding sequence ATGAACCTCGCCAAGCTGGCAACCGTGCTTGCTGCCATTGGTGTGTTGAGCAGCGCTGCGCACGCGCAGGAGCTGACTGGTACGCTGAAGAAGATCAAGGACACCGGCACCATCACGCTGGGCGTGCGCGATTCGTCGATTCCGTTCAGCTACAACGTCGGCGGGGTCCGGACGATCGGCTACTCGTATGACGTCGCCACCAAGGTCGTCGAGGCTGTGAAGGAGCAGCTCAAGCTGAAGGATCTGCAGGTCAAGGAGATCCCGGTCACGTCGCAGAACCGCATCACGCTGCTGCAGAACGGCACGATCGACCTCGAATGCGGCTCCACCACCAATAACCTCGAGCGCCAGAAGCAGGCGTCGTTCACCAACACCATCTTCATCATCGGCACGCGCATGATGGTGAAGAAGGATTCCGGCATCAAGGACTGGGTCGACCTGAAGGGCAAGAACGTCGTGACCACCGCGGGCACCACGTCCGAGCGCCTGCTGCGCAAGATGAACGACGAGAAGCAGCTGGGCATGAACATCATCAGCACCAAGGACCATGGCCAGTCGTTCCTGACGCTGGAGTCGGGTCGCGCCGTCGCCTTCATGATGGACGACGCCTTGCTGTACGGCGAGCGCGCCAAGGCCAAGACCCCGGCCGACTGGGTCGTCGTGGGCAAGCCGCAGTCGCGCGAAGCCTACGGCTGCATGGTGCGCAAGGATGACGCCCCCTTCAAGACGCTGGCCGACAAGACCATCGCCGGCATGATGAAGGACGGTTCGATCAACGCCGAGTACAAGAAGTGGTTCGAGCAGCCGGTTCCGCCCAAGGGCCTGAACCTGGACTTCCCGCTGTCGGACGACATGAAGGCGCTGATCAAGAGCCCGAACGACAAGGCGCTGGACTGA
- a CDS encoding Glu/Leu/Phe/Val family dehydrogenase: MSNVASPSTLQHAIPSYLPADNLGPWGIYLQQVDRVTPYLGSLARWVETLKRPKRALIVDVPIQMDDGRIAHFEGYRVQHNTSRGPGKGGVRFHQDVTLSEVMALSAWMSVKNAAVNVPYGGAKGGVRVDPRKLSSGELERLTRRYTSEIGIIIGPNKDIPAPDVNTNAQIMAWMMDTYSMNEGATATGVVTGKPIALGGSLGRREATGRGVFVVGSEAARNLGIDVKGARIVVQGFGNVGSVAAKLFQDAGAKVIAVQDHKGIVFNGAGLDVDALIQHVDHNGSVDGFKAETLSADDFWALECEFLIPAALEGQITGKNAPQIKAKIVVEGANGPTTPEADDILRDRGILVCPDVIANAGGVTVSYFEWVQDFSSFFWTEDEINQRLVRIMQDAFRAIWQVAQDNKVTLRTAAFIIACTRILQARQERGLYP; encoded by the coding sequence ATGTCCAATGTCGCATCTCCGTCGACGCTCCAGCACGCCATTCCGTCCTACCTGCCAGCCGATAACCTCGGTCCGTGGGGCATCTACCTGCAGCAGGTCGATCGGGTCACCCCCTATCTCGGCTCGCTGGCACGCTGGGTCGAAACCCTGAAGCGTCCCAAGCGCGCCCTGATCGTCGACGTGCCCATCCAGATGGATGACGGCCGCATCGCCCACTTCGAGGGCTACCGCGTGCAGCACAACACATCGCGCGGCCCGGGCAAGGGCGGGGTGCGTTTCCACCAGGACGTGACGCTGTCGGAAGTGATGGCGCTGTCGGCCTGGATGTCGGTCAAGAACGCGGCCGTCAACGTGCCGTACGGCGGCGCCAAGGGCGGCGTCCGCGTCGATCCGCGCAAGCTGTCGTCGGGCGAGCTCGAGCGCCTGACCCGCCGCTACACCAGCGAGATCGGCATCATCATCGGCCCGAACAAGGACATCCCGGCGCCGGACGTGAACACCAACGCGCAGATCATGGCGTGGATGATGGACACGTACTCCATGAACGAAGGCGCCACCGCCACCGGCGTGGTGACCGGCAAGCCGATCGCGCTGGGCGGCAGCCTGGGCCGCCGCGAGGCGACCGGCCGCGGCGTGTTCGTGGTCGGCAGCGAGGCTGCACGCAATCTGGGCATCGACGTCAAGGGTGCGCGCATCGTGGTGCAAGGCTTCGGCAACGTCGGCAGCGTGGCCGCCAAGCTGTTCCAGGATGCCGGCGCCAAGGTGATCGCGGTGCAGGACCACAAGGGCATCGTGTTCAACGGCGCGGGCCTGGACGTCGACGCGCTGATCCAGCACGTGGACCATAACGGCAGCGTCGACGGCTTCAAGGCCGAGACCCTGTCGGCGGACGATTTCTGGGCGCTGGAATGCGAATTCCTGATCCCGGCCGCGCTCGAAGGCCAGATCACCGGCAAGAACGCGCCCCAAATCAAGGCAAAAATTGTCGTTGAAGGTGCAAACGGCCCCACGACGCCCGAAGCGGACGACATCCTGCGCGATCGCGGCATCCTGGTCTGCCCGGACGTGATCGCCAATGCCGGCGGCGTCACGGTGAGCTATTTCGAGTGGGTGCAGGATTTCTCGAGCTTCTTCTGGACCGAAGACGAGATCAACCAGCGCCTGGTACGGATCATGCAAGATGCTTTCCGCGCCATCTGGCAGGTGGCCCAGGACAACAAGGTAACTCTGCGGACGGCGGCGTTCATCATCGCCTGTACGCGGATTCTGCAGGCGCGCCAAGAGCGCGGTCTGTACCCCTGA
- a CDS encoding LysR family transcriptional regulator: protein MELKWLEDFISLAETRSFSRSAELRHVTQPAFSRRIQSLEAWLGNELIDRSSYPTRLTPAGEVFYEQALAMLAQVSETRALMRGQRPASASTIDFAVPHTLSLTFFPGWLAKVEEKIGKLQCRLRALNVHDAVMTLVDGGCDLVMVYHHARQMIQLDPTRYDMLVLGTERLSPFSKPDVGGRPIYKLTPAARKPIAYLSYTPNAFLGRMVDVLLENSPVAPLLDKCYETDMAEALKVMALAGHGVAFLPESAVRDDVAAGRLVRAEGKGGGTLSIEMEIRLYREHPQSGAHDRRHQQSKRKRELVDMLWAVLSA, encoded by the coding sequence ATGGAACTCAAATGGCTGGAAGATTTCATCAGCCTGGCGGAAACGCGCAGCTTTTCGCGTTCGGCCGAGCTGCGGCACGTCACGCAGCCGGCCTTCTCGCGGCGCATCCAGTCGCTCGAAGCCTGGCTGGGCAATGAGCTGATCGACCGCTCCAGCTATCCCACGCGCCTGACGCCCGCCGGCGAAGTCTTCTACGAACAGGCGCTGGCGATGCTCGCGCAGGTCAGCGAGACGCGCGCCCTGATGCGCGGGCAGCGTCCGGCCAGCGCCTCGACCATCGATTTTGCGGTGCCGCATACGTTGTCGCTGACCTTCTTTCCGGGCTGGCTGGCCAAGGTCGAGGAGAAGATCGGTAAGCTGCAGTGCCGGCTGCGCGCGCTCAACGTGCATGACGCGGTGATGACGCTGGTGGACGGCGGCTGCGATCTGGTCATGGTTTACCACCACGCGCGCCAGATGATCCAGCTCGACCCGACGCGCTACGACATGCTGGTGCTCGGCACCGAGCGGCTGTCGCCGTTCAGCAAGCCCGACGTGGGCGGCCGCCCGATCTACAAGCTGACGCCCGCCGCGCGCAAGCCGATCGCCTATCTTAGCTATACGCCCAATGCCTTCCTCGGGCGCATGGTCGATGTGCTGCTGGAGAACTCGCCGGTGGCGCCGCTGCTCGACAAGTGCTACGAGACCGACATGGCCGAGGCGCTCAAGGTGATGGCGCTGGCCGGGCATGGCGTCGCCTTTCTGCCCGAGAGCGCGGTACGCGACGATGTGGCGGCCGGACGGCTGGTCCGCGCCGAAGGTAAGGGCGGCGGCACCCTGTCGATCGAGATGGAGATCCGGCTGTACCGCGAGCACCCGCAGAGCGGCGCGCACGACCGGCGGCACCAGCAGTCCAAGCGCAAGCGCGAGCTGGTCGACATGCTGTGGGCCGTGCTGTCGGCGTGA
- a CDS encoding ABCB family ABC transporter ATP-binding protein/permease, translated as MRRYAAPTEPPPAGAPMRGDWSTIRSLLPYLWAYKWRVALALSFLIAAKVANLGVPMVMKRLIDAMNVSPTDPRALLVVPVGIILGYGLLRLSTSLFSELREILFSKVTESSVRTLALQVFRHLHALSLRFHLERQTGGMSRDIERGTRGIQSLISYSLYSILPTLVEVGLVITYFFVKYDAWFALITFCALVSYIVFTVTVTNWRTHFRRRMNELDSRANQKAIDSLLNFETVKYFGNEEYEARRYDENLRKYRAAAIRSQHSLSLLNFGQQLIVAVALILILYRATQGVAAGHMTLGDLVLVNTLMLQIYIPLNFLGVIYRELKQAVTDMDRMFKLLHTNREVADRPDAQPLAVRAGEVRFAHVDFGYESNRQILFDVDFTIPAGTTTAVVGQSGSGKSTLARLLFRFYDATSGAIQIDGQDVRDVTQASVRAAIGIVPQDTVLFNDSIYYNIAYGRPDATREEVIAAARAAQIHGFVESLPEGYDTPVGERGLKLSGGEKQRVAIARTLLKRPPILVFDEATSALDSRTEHAIQEELMRLAQNHTTLVIAHRLSTIVGAHQILVMEHGRIIERGTHASLLRAEGRYAQMWRMQAREPERVQETEA; from the coding sequence ATGCGCCGCTACGCCGCCCCCACCGAACCGCCTCCCGCCGGGGCGCCCATGCGCGGCGACTGGAGCACCATCCGCAGCCTGCTGCCCTACCTGTGGGCGTACAAGTGGCGCGTGGCGCTGGCGCTGTCGTTCCTGATCGCCGCCAAGGTCGCCAACCTGGGCGTGCCGATGGTGATGAAGCGGCTGATCGATGCGATGAACGTGTCGCCCACCGACCCGCGCGCGCTGCTGGTGGTGCCGGTCGGCATCATCCTCGGCTATGGGCTGCTGCGGCTGTCGACCTCGCTGTTCTCGGAGCTGCGCGAGATCCTGTTCTCCAAGGTGACGGAGAGCTCGGTGCGCACGCTGGCGCTGCAGGTGTTCCGGCATCTGCACGCACTGTCGCTGCGCTTTCACCTGGAGCGCCAGACCGGCGGCATGAGCCGCGACATCGAGCGCGGTACGCGCGGCATCCAGTCGCTCATCTCGTATTCGCTGTACAGCATCCTGCCGACGCTGGTGGAGGTGGGGCTGGTCATCACGTACTTCTTCGTGAAGTACGACGCGTGGTTCGCGCTCATCACGTTCTGTGCGCTGGTGTCGTACATCGTCTTCACCGTGACGGTGACGAACTGGCGCACGCACTTCCGCCGCAGGATGAACGAGCTCGATTCGCGCGCCAACCAGAAGGCGATCGATTCGCTGCTCAATTTCGAGACGGTCAAGTACTTCGGCAATGAGGAGTACGAGGCGCGCCGCTACGACGAGAACCTGCGGAAATACCGCGCCGCCGCCATCCGCTCGCAGCACTCGCTGTCGCTGCTGAACTTCGGGCAGCAGCTCATCGTGGCCGTCGCGCTGATCCTGATCCTGTACCGCGCCACCCAGGGCGTGGCAGCCGGCCACATGACGCTGGGCGACCTGGTGCTGGTCAACACGCTGATGCTGCAGATCTACATCCCGCTCAACTTCCTGGGCGTGATCTACCGAGAGCTCAAGCAGGCGGTCACCGACATGGATCGCATGTTCAAGCTGCTGCACACGAACCGCGAGGTGGCCGACCGGCCGGACGCGCAACCGCTTGCCGTGCGCGCCGGCGAGGTCCGCTTCGCCCACGTCGATTTCGGCTACGAGTCCAACCGGCAGATCCTGTTCGACGTCGATTTCACCATCCCGGCCGGCACGACCACGGCGGTGGTGGGGCAGAGCGGCTCCGGCAAGTCGACGCTCGCGCGTCTGCTGTTCCGCTTCTACGATGCCACGTCCGGCGCAATCCAGATCGACGGCCAGGACGTGCGCGACGTCACGCAGGCCAGCGTGCGTGCCGCCATCGGCATCGTCCCGCAGGACACCGTGCTGTTCAACGACAGCATCTACTACAACATTGCCTACGGCCGCCCCGATGCCACGCGCGAGGAAGTGATCGCGGCCGCCCGCGCCGCACAGATCCACGGCTTCGTCGAGTCGCTGCCCGAGGGCTACGACACCCCGGTCGGCGAGCGGGGGCTGAAGCTGTCGGGCGGCGAGAAGCAGCGCGTGGCGATTGCCCGCACGCTGCTCAAGCGCCCGCCCATCCTGGTGTTCGACGAAGCCACCTCGGCGCTCGATTCGCGCACCGAGCACGCCATCCAGGAAGAGCTGATGCGCCTGGCGCAGAACCACACCACGCTGGTGATCGCGCACCGGCTCTCGACCATCGTCGGCGCGCACCAGATCCTGGTGATGGAGCACGGCCGCATCATCGAGCGCGGCACGCACGCGTCGCTGTTGCGCGCCGAAGGCCGCTACGCGCAGATGTGGCGCATGCAGGCGCGCGAGCCCGAGCGCGTGCAGGAAACGGAGGCCTGA
- a CDS encoding acyl-CoA thioesterase, translated as MSQPERPAETVSLPAGKQPAVRVMPMPADANVHGDVFGGWIMAQVDIAGSIPAVVRANGRVATVAVNSFVFKQPVYVGDLVSFYASVVKTGRTSITVDVEVYAQRMGSNGRHETVKVTEATLTYVATDASRKPRALPPH; from the coding sequence ATGTCCCAGCCCGAACGCCCCGCCGAAACCGTATCGCTGCCCGCCGGCAAGCAGCCCGCCGTCCGCGTCATGCCGATGCCCGCCGACGCCAATGTCCACGGCGACGTGTTCGGCGGCTGGATCATGGCGCAGGTGGACATCGCCGGCTCGATCCCGGCGGTGGTGCGCGCCAACGGGCGCGTGGCCACGGTGGCGGTCAACTCGTTCGTCTTCAAGCAGCCCGTCTACGTGGGCGACCTGGTGAGCTTCTACGCCAGCGTGGTCAAGACCGGCCGCACCTCCATCACGGTGGACGTGGAAGTCTATGCGCAGCGCATGGGCAGCAACGGCCGCCACGAGACGGTCAAGGTGACCGAGGCCACCCTCACCTACGTCGCCACCGACGCGAGCCGCAAACCGCGCGCGCTGCCGCCGCACTGA
- a CDS encoding enoyl-CoA hydratase has translation MSIRTETADGILTLTFDRLDKKNAITAAMYQALADALVAAEDDPAVRVIVLAGHESAFTAGNDLEDFMKHPPKDEHAPVHRFLRAISAATKPLVASVSGVAVGVGTTMLLHCDLVYASDTARLSMPFAQLGLCPEAASSLLLPQLAGYHRAAEKLLFGEPFDAGEARELGLVNRVLPVAELEAFVRAQARKLTLLPPSSLRATKRLMKEGATPQIAARMSLEGRQFGEMLRAPEAREAFTAFFEKRRPDFSRFS, from the coding sequence ATGTCGATTCGTACCGAGACCGCAGACGGCATCCTCACGCTGACCTTCGACCGCCTGGACAAGAAGAACGCCATCACCGCCGCGATGTACCAGGCGCTGGCGGATGCGCTGGTGGCCGCCGAGGACGATCCCGCCGTGCGCGTGATCGTGCTGGCCGGGCACGAGAGCGCCTTCACGGCCGGCAACGATCTCGAAGATTTCATGAAGCACCCGCCCAAGGACGAGCACGCGCCCGTGCACCGGTTCCTCAGGGCGATCAGCGCGGCGACCAAGCCGCTGGTCGCGTCGGTGAGCGGCGTGGCGGTCGGGGTGGGCACCACCATGCTGCTGCACTGCGACCTGGTGTACGCCTCGGACACCGCCAGGCTGTCGATGCCGTTCGCGCAGCTGGGGCTGTGTCCCGAGGCCGCGTCGAGCCTGCTGCTGCCGCAGTTGGCGGGCTACCACCGCGCGGCCGAGAAACTGCTGTTCGGCGAGCCCTTCGACGCCGGCGAGGCGCGCGAGCTGGGGCTGGTCAACCGCGTGCTGCCGGTGGCCGAGCTGGAGGCCTTCGTGCGCGCCCAGGCGCGCAAGCTGACGCTGCTGCCGCCGTCGTCGCTGCGTGCGACCAAGCGGCTGATGAAGGAGGGCGCCACGCCGCAGATCGCGGCGCGCATGTCGCTGGAGGGCAGGCAGTTCGGCGAGATGCTGCGCGCGCCCGAGGCACGCGAGGCGTTCACGGCGTTCTTCGAGAAGCGCCGCCCGGATTTCTCCAGGTTCAGCTGA
- a CDS encoding acetyl-CoA C-acyltransferase, with amino-acid sequence MTKQLQDAYIVAATRSPIGKAPKGSFKNLRPDDLLATVLKSAVAQVPDLDPKLIEDAIVGCAIPEAQQGLNVARIGALLAGLPNTVGGVTVNRFCASGLTAVAMAADRIRVGESDVMIAAGVESMSMVPMMGNSPSMSPDIFTRDENIGIAYGMGLTAERVAQQWKITRDAQDAFSVASHQKALAAQQAGEFKDEITPIEIIEKFPNLGTGAIDLKTRTLSLDEGPRADTSLEGLAKLRAVFANKGSVTAGNSSQTSDGSGALILVSEKILRQFNLTPLARFVSFAVRGVPPEIMGIGPKEAIPAALRAAGLTQDQLDWIELNEAFAAQSLAVIQDLGLDTGKINPLGGAIALGHPLGATGAIRAATVVHGLRRRNLKYGMVTMCVGTGMGAAGIFERV; translated from the coding sequence ATGACCAAGCAACTGCAAGACGCCTACATCGTCGCCGCCACCCGTTCCCCGATCGGCAAGGCGCCCAAGGGCTCGTTCAAGAACCTGCGTCCGGACGACCTGCTGGCGACCGTGCTCAAGAGCGCGGTGGCCCAGGTGCCGGACCTGGACCCGAAGCTGATCGAAGACGCCATCGTCGGCTGCGCGATCCCCGAAGCGCAGCAGGGCCTGAACGTGGCGCGCATCGGCGCGCTGCTGGCCGGCCTGCCCAACACCGTGGGCGGCGTGACGGTCAACCGCTTCTGCGCCTCGGGCCTGACCGCCGTGGCCATGGCCGCCGACCGCATCCGCGTGGGCGAATCCGACGTGATGATCGCCGCCGGCGTCGAGTCGATGAGCATGGTGCCGATGATGGGCAATTCGCCGTCGATGTCGCCGGACATCTTCACGCGCGACGAGAACATCGGCATCGCCTACGGCATGGGCCTGACCGCCGAGCGCGTCGCCCAGCAGTGGAAGATCACGCGCGATGCGCAGGATGCGTTCTCGGTCGCTTCGCACCAGAAGGCATTGGCCGCGCAGCAGGCCGGCGAGTTCAAGGACGAGATCACCCCGATCGAGATCATCGAGAAGTTCCCCAACCTGGGCACCGGCGCGATCGACCTGAAGACGCGCACGCTGTCGCTCGATGAGGGCCCGCGCGCCGACACCTCGCTCGAAGGCCTGGCCAAGCTGCGCGCGGTGTTCGCCAACAAGGGCAGCGTGACGGCCGGCAACAGCTCGCAGACGTCGGACGGCTCGGGCGCGCTGATCCTGGTGTCGGAGAAGATCCTCAGGCAGTTCAACCTGACGCCGCTGGCGCGCTTCGTGTCGTTCGCGGTGCGCGGCGTGCCGCCGGAGATCATGGGCATCGGCCCGAAGGAAGCGATCCCGGCCGCGCTCAGGGCCGCCGGCCTGACGCAGGACCAGCTCGACTGGATCGAGCTGAACGAAGCGTTCGCCGCGCAGTCGCTGGCGGTCATCCAGGACCTGGGCCTGGACACCGGCAAGATCAACCCGCTGGGCGGCGCGATCGCGCTGGGCCACCCGCTGGGCGCGACCGGTGCGATCCGCGCGGCCACGGTCGTGCACGGCCTGCGCCGCCGCAACCTGAAGTACGGCATGGTGACGATGTGCGTCGGCACCGGCATGGGCGCGGCGGGCATTTTCGAGCGCGTCTGA
- a CDS encoding 3-hydroxyacyl-CoA dehydrogenase/enoyl-CoA hydratase family protein, with product MTRTELPTTQAQPQAGARSNFLVRRVAVLGAGVMGAQIAAHLVNAKVPVTLFDLPAKDGLKNGIVLKAIENLKKLSPAPLGVKDDAALIQIANYEDDIERLRDCDLVIEAIAERMDWKHDLYKKVAPHIAPHAIFASNTSGLSIGALSDGFDAELKSRFCGVHFFNPPRYMHLVELIPTAHTRGDILDKLETFLTSALGKGVVRAKDTPNFIANRVGIFSILAVFAESAKYGIPFDVVDDLTGSKLGRAKSATFRTADVVGLDTMAHVIKTMQDTLKDDPFAPVYATPPVLAKLVEAGALGQKTGAGFYKKEGKDIKVLDPQSGQYGPSGKKADEIVVRILKKAPAERLKLLRESTNPQAQFLWAVFRDVFHYIAVYLEQIADSAAEVDLAIRWGFGWNSGPFEDWQQAGWKQVAEWVKEDIDAGKALANAPLPQWVFAGPVADNGGVHAAQGSWSASQGSFLARSTLPVYGRQVFRAAIQGATTVDPLTHGKTIEETDAVRIWVDDAAGQDDVLVLSFKSKMNTIGPSVIAGIVRAIDLAEAGYKGLVVWQPTSLKLGAPGGPFSAGANLEEAMPAFMMGGAKGIEPFVKTFQDGMMRVKYANVPVVSAASGIALGGGCELLLHSAKRVAAFETYIGLVEVGVGLVPAGGGLKEAALAAARAAEAAGSTNLLPFLTSRFQSAAMAKVSSSALDAQKLGYLQPTDTIVFNVHELLHVARNEVRALADAGYRAPMRPAGIPVAGRSGISTIKASLVNMRDGGFISQHDFTIASRIAEAVCGGDVEAGALVDEEWLLALERKAFVELLGTAKTQERIMGMLQTGKPVRN from the coding sequence ATGACCCGCACCGAACTCCCGACCACCCAGGCGCAGCCGCAGGCCGGCGCGCGCTCCAACTTCCTCGTCCGGCGCGTGGCCGTGCTGGGCGCCGGCGTGATGGGCGCGCAGATCGCCGCGCACCTAGTCAACGCCAAGGTTCCCGTCACGCTGTTCGATCTCCCGGCCAAGGATGGCCTGAAGAACGGCATCGTGCTCAAGGCCATTGAGAATCTGAAGAAGCTGTCGCCGGCGCCGCTGGGCGTCAAGGACGACGCGGCCCTGATCCAGATCGCCAACTACGAGGACGACATCGAGCGCCTGCGCGACTGCGACCTCGTCATCGAGGCCATCGCCGAGCGCATGGACTGGAAGCACGACCTGTACAAGAAGGTCGCGCCGCACATCGCGCCGCATGCGATCTTCGCCTCCAACACCTCGGGCCTGTCGATCGGCGCGCTGTCGGACGGCTTCGACGCCGAGCTGAAGTCGCGCTTCTGCGGCGTGCACTTCTTCAATCCGCCGCGCTACATGCACCTGGTCGAGCTGATCCCGACCGCCCACACGCGCGGCGACATCCTCGACAAGCTGGAAACCTTCCTGACCTCCGCGCTCGGCAAGGGCGTGGTGCGCGCCAAGGACACCCCGAACTTCATCGCCAACCGGGTCGGCATCTTTTCGATCCTGGCGGTGTTCGCGGAGTCGGCCAAGTACGGTATCCCGTTCGACGTGGTGGATGACCTGACGGGCTCGAAGCTGGGCCGCGCCAAGTCGGCCACGTTCCGCACGGCCGATGTGGTGGGCCTGGACACCATGGCGCACGTCATCAAGACGATGCAGGACACGCTGAAGGACGATCCGTTCGCCCCGGTCTATGCCACGCCGCCCGTGCTGGCCAAGCTGGTGGAGGCGGGCGCCCTGGGCCAGAAGACCGGCGCCGGCTTCTACAAGAAGGAAGGCAAGGACATCAAGGTGCTGGACCCGCAGAGCGGCCAGTACGGCCCGAGCGGCAAGAAGGCCGACGAGATCGTCGTGCGTATCCTGAAGAAGGCGCCGGCCGAGCGCCTGAAGCTGCTGCGCGAATCGACCAATCCGCAGGCGCAGTTCCTGTGGGCGGTGTTCCGCGACGTGTTCCACTACATCGCCGTATACCTGGAGCAGATCGCCGATTCGGCCGCGGAAGTCGACCTGGCGATCCGCTGGGGCTTCGGCTGGAACAGCGGCCCGTTCGAAGACTGGCAGCAGGCCGGCTGGAAGCAGGTGGCCGAGTGGGTGAAGGAAGACATCGATGCGGGCAAGGCGCTCGCGAACGCGCCGCTGCCGCAGTGGGTGTTCGCGGGCCCGGTGGCCGACAACGGCGGCGTGCATGCGGCGCAGGGCTCGTGGTCGGCGTCGCAGGGCAGCTTCCTGGCGCGCAGCACGCTGCCGGTCTATGGCCGCCAGGTGTTCCGCGCGGCGATCCAGGGCGCCACCACGGTCGACCCGCTCACCCACGGCAAGACCATCGAAGAGACCGACGCCGTGCGCATCTGGGTGGACGACGCGGCCGGCCAGGACGACGTGCTCGTGCTCTCGTTCAAGAGCAAGATGAACACCATCGGCCCGAGCGTGATCGCGGGCATCGTGCGCGCCATCGACCTGGCCGAAGCCGGCTACAAGGGGCTGGTGGTGTGGCAGCCGACCTCGCTCAAGCTGGGCGCGCCGGGCGGTCCGTTCTCGGCGGGCGCGAACCTGGAAGAGGCCATGCCGGCTTTCATGATGGGCGGCGCCAAGGGCATCGAGCCGTTCGTCAAGACGTTCCAGGACGGCATGATGCGGGTGAAGTACGCTAACGTGCCGGTCGTCTCGGCGGCGTCGGGCATCGCGCTGGGCGGCGGCTGCGAGCTGCTGCTGCACTCGGCCAAGCGCGTGGCGGCCTTCGAGACCTACATCGGCCTGGTGGAAGTGGGCGTGGGCCTGGTGCCGGCCGGCGGCGGCCTGAAGGAAGCCGCGCTGGCGGCCGCGCGGGCGGCGGAGGCGGCGGGCAGCACCAACCTGCTGCCGTTCCTGACCAGCCGCTTCCAGTCCGCAGCCATGGCCAAAGTATCGAGCTCGGCGCTGGACGCGCAGAAGCTCGGCTACCTGCAGCCGACCGACACCATCGTCTTCAACGTGCACGAGCTGCTGCACGTGGCGCGCAATGAAGTGCGCGCGCTGGCCGATGCCGGCTACCGCGCGCCGATGCGTCCGGCGGGCATCCCGGTGGCGGGCCGGTCGGGCATCTCGACCATCAAGGCCTCGCTGGTGAACATGCGCGATGGCGGCTTCATCTCGCAGCACGACTTCACGATCGCCTCGCGCATTGCCGAGGCCGTGTGCGGCGGCGACGTGGAAGCCGGCGCGCTGGTGGACGAAGAATGGCTGCTGGCCCTCGAGCGCAAGGCGTTCGTCGAGCTGCTCGGCACGGCCAAGACCCAGGAGCGCATCATGGGCATGCTGCAGACCGGCAAGCCGGTGCGCAACTGA